In the Paenibacillus sp. FSL R7-0337 genome, CGGAGAGGGCAGCCGGTTCTGCGTCAGCTCAGCTTTGATATACGCCAAGGCGAGTTCGTTACTATAACCGGCGCGAACGGCAGCGGTAAATCCACGATCGCCAAACTGATGAACGGATTGCTGCTGCCAAACGCAGGAGAGGTGCGGATGGGAGCGCTGAGTACCTTGAACCGCCAGGATCTTGTGAGCATCCGCGAGCGGGCCGGACTGGTCTTCCAGAATCCTGACGATCAGTTCATTACGGCTTCCGTGTTGGATGAGGTGGTCTTCGGGCTGGAGAATCTGCGCGTCCCAAGAATCGAAATGTTCGGCAGGGTAACCCGTGCACTGCAAGCCGTTCATATGGAGGACTATATGGACGCTGCTCCATATCAGCTGTCGGGCGGTCAGAAGCAGCGGGCTGCAGTAGCAGCCGTGTTGGCTATGGAGCCCTCCATCCTCATCCTGGATGAAGCCACCTCGATGCTTGATCCGCAGGGCAGGCAGGACCTTCTTCAGGTGATGCACACGCTTCACCGGCAAGGGCTGACGATCATCCACATTACCCATCATATGGATGAGATTCTGCCTTCTGACCGCGTGCTGCTGCTTAGCCAGGGAGAGCTGGCTTTTGACGGGACGCCCTCTGGATTGTTCAGCAGTGTAAGCATGACGGAGCAGCAGCTTGCGCCTCCTTTTACCGTCAGATTATTTCAGGCCCTCGGGCTGGACGCCCCGCAACACGCAGAATGGAAGGAGACGATCAGAAGCATATGGTCTACGCATTGCAGGATGTAAATGTGAAGATGAACGGGAAGGATATTCTTGAATCCGTAAGCTGCACGCTCCAGGAGGGGAAATGGATTTCGGTGACCGGCCAGTCCGGGGCCGGTAAATCCACCCTCGCCAAGGTATTCAAGGGTCTGCTGCCGATCAGTAAAGGCGAATATACCTATCGCGGGCAGCCGTTGCCAAAGGATCAGCAAGGCAGGCCGAAGGCTGTGCCGCATATCGGTTATGTCTTTCAGTATCCGGAGCAGCAGCTCTTTGCGGCAACGGTGAATCAGGAGCTGGCTTTTGCGCTCAGAATGAAGGGGGAATCCGGGGCGAACGTGGAGCAGGCGATCCGTCAGATTATGGAACAGATGGGCTTACCCGCAGCACTGCTTCCGCAGCATCCTTTACAGCTCAGCGGAGGGATTAAGCGGCTGGTGGCTATTGCTTCTGTGCTGATCGCCAGGCCGGAGCTGCTTATTCTGGATGAACCGGCCGCAGGGCTTGATCCCGCGAACAAGAACGACTTGCTCAGGCGGCTAAAAAGCTGGCAGGAGGAGCACAAGCGGACCGTGCTGTTCCTGTCGCATCAGCTGGAGGATGTAGCCGAATACTCGGATGAGGTGATGATTATGGGGCAGGGACAATTGTTAGGACATTGGGAGGTAAACGAACTGTTCCTGAAGCATGCGGAGCGTATGGAACAAGCCGGTCTGCCTGTGCCGGAGCCGATTCAGCTCTTGAGAATCATCGAGGAATGTTCTGGAGCGAAGCCCCAGCCTGCAAGCTGCAGGGAAGCGGAGATTTTTCGAACGGTGAGTGCTATCTGGCAGGCAAAAGGTCTCTGAGCGATGACGGATAAAATTGTACTCGGGCAGTATCTCCCTTCAGACTCTATCATTCACCGGCTTGATCCGCGAACGAAGCTGCTCATTCTTGTAGCCTTCACAATTGGCAGTATGCATCTCCAGGCGATTACCGGATACATTGCGGCTTCAGTTCTGGCGGGAGGACAGCTCCTCTTGTCCAGAATTTCGCTTCGATTACTCTTACGGGCTTTGCGGCCGATTCTGCTCATCCTGCTGCTGCCAATGGTCTATCATCTCCTGTTCAACCAGGAAGGGATCGGGAAAGAGCTGTTCGCACTCTGGCGGATTCTGCTGCTGGTCTCGCTTGCTCTTATCCTGACATTAACGACGAAGCCGCTCGATCTGGCCAAAGGTCTGGAACAGCTGTGCAAGCCGTTAACCCGGCTGGGCGTTCCGGTAGAGGCGCTGGCTTTGACGGTCATGCTGGCTATTCGTTTTATCCCCACCATTACCCAGGAGCTGGACCGTATTCTTGTGGCGCAACAGGCCAGAGGGTATGATATCAAGGATACCAAAGGCCTTAACCGGATACAGGCTTACATCCAATTAGTGATTCCGCTGCTCGCAACCACCCTTGCCCGGGCGGAGCAGCTGGCTATGACGATTGAGGCAAGGGCTTACGGCAACGGGAAGGGTCGGACTTCCTATCGGGTGCTAAAATATGCACCGTTGGATTATGCAGCCGGCGGGATCATGATTACATATATTCTGCTGGGAATTCTGCTAGAGAGATGAGGAGATAGAGCTTGAACAGAACAGCCATACTGGAGCGGCTTCAGTCAGAGCTGCGCGAAGGCAACCATATTATCGGCGTCTCGACAGGTACGGGAATTACAGCCAAGGTTGCCGCTGACAGCGGAGCAGACTTCATTCTAATGCTGAACTCCGGCAAGTTCCGGCAGATGGGGAGAAGCTCGCTGGCGGGGTTCCTGCCCTTCTGCAACAGCAATGAGATGGTAATGGATTTTGCCTCGAAGGAGATTGTGCCGCTGGTGAGAGACACTCCGGTGCTGTTCGGGCTGAATGCAAATGATCCAACGAGAGAAATGTCCCTATACATAGAAGAGATCAAGGCCAGAGGCTTCGCGGGAGTGAATAATTATCCGACGGTCGGCCTGATCGACGGGGTGTTCAGAGAGGCACTGGAGGAAGACGGCATCAGCTATGACAGGGAGGTTGAGGCTATACGTCTGGCTCATCAGCAGGGGTTGTTCACGGTGGCCTTTGTCTTCGACGAATCCCAAGCGGTCCAGATGGCCCAAGCGGGGGCAGATGTGATCTGTGTGCATCTTGGCCTGACTGTAGGCGGATTGCTTGGGGCGCGGAAGGTGGTCTCCCTGGAAGCTGCCAAGGCGAAGGCGCTGCGCATTCTCACTGCCTGCGGGGAGGTTAAGCCTGAAGTCATTAAGATGATCTACGGCGGTCCGGTCAAGACTCCGGTAGATGTCCAGTACATGTACAGCAGCAACACGCAGATTATGGGCTACATTGGCGGCTCTGCCTTTGAACGGATTCCCTCCGAGCAGTCGATTACGGCCATTACCCGCGATTTCAAGCGCCTGGGCAAGCTGGATGAGGATGATCTCATGGTCAAAATGCTCAGCGGCATCACCCGGCATTATGATTACGTAGAATTCGTCAAAGAATATGTCGCCCAGAATTACAGCGAGGAAGTGGTGTTCGCGGATCTGGCCAAGGTGGCACATGTGTCGCGCAGTTATTTGAGCAGCTTATTTAAAAAGGAAATGGGCTGCAGCTTCCAGAGCTATCTGGTTGGCTTCCGTATCCAAAAGGCAACCATACTGCTCCAGGCTCCGCACCTGCAATTATCCGAGGTGTCCGCAATGGTCGGCTACCCCGACTATGCCCTGTTCAGCAGAATGTTCAAGAAGCTGACGGGCTGCTCGCCCAAGCAGTACAAATCTAACCTAAACACAAAAACATAGAACATAAAAGCGTTTTCATCCATAAACATGCCCGGTATGATGAATCTATGATTCGTATACGAGGAGGCAGCAGAATGAAGACGATCGCTATAGCTGGAACGTTTGATACGAAGGGTGAGGAGTACCTGTACATCAAGAAGCTTGCAGAGGAGCTTGGCCTCAGAGCCCTGATGATCCATACTGGTGTATTCGAGCCAGCCTTCCTTCCTGAGGTGTCTAACCGGGAGGTCGCTTCCGCCGCAGGGATGGAGCTGGACGAGCTTGCTGCGAAGAAGGACCGGGCATTAGCTACAGAAGTGTTGTCCAAAGGACTGGAGCAGCTCGTTCCCCGGTTATATCAGGAGGGCAAATTCGACGGCATCATTTCCTTCGGGGGCACCGGCGGAACTTCACTGGTTGCCCCTGCGATGAGAGCCTTGCCGATCGGTGTACCGAAGGTACTGGTGTCGACGGTAGCCTCCGGAAATACCGCCCCCTATGTCGGGACCAGCGATATTATGATGATACCGTCTGTCGTGGATGTATCAGGCCTTAATTCGATCTCGACGAGAATATTCAGCAACGCGATGTTTGCAATCGCGGGCATGCTCACGTTCGAAGCGGCTCATGAACCGGAGAAAAAGCCGCTCGTAGCAGCCACCATGTTCGGAGTGACTACGCCGTGTGTGACCGAAGCGCGCAAATACCTGGAGGATCGCGGCTACGAGGTGCTGGTATTCCATGCAACCGGA is a window encoding:
- a CDS encoding Tm-1-like ATP-binding domain-containing protein is translated as MKTIAIAGTFDTKGEEYLYIKKLAEELGLRALMIHTGVFEPAFLPEVSNREVASAAGMELDELAAKKDRALATEVLSKGLEQLVPRLYQEGKFDGIISFGGTGGTSLVAPAMRALPIGVPKVLVSTVASGNTAPYVGTSDIMMIPSVVDVSGLNSISTRIFSNAMFAIAGMLTFEAAHEPEKKPLVAATMFGVTTPCVTEARKYLEDRGYEVLVFHATGIGGQSMEALIEAGFIEGVLDLTTTEWADELIGGVLNAGPHRLEAAGRNRIPQVVSVGALDMCNFGPADTVPEKFKDRNFYHHNPTVTLMRTTVEENERIGRKLAEKLNMATDNTVLMLPLGGISAIDVEGQPFYGPEEDRMLFDTLRQQVDRSRVELIEMDLAINDPAFAEAAARKLIDLMQAAKA
- a CDS encoding ATP-binding cassette domain-containing protein, which gives rise to MKKAVQEGVSPMLVFDQVNFAYRRGQPVLRQLSFDIRQGEFVTITGANGSGKSTIAKLMNGLLLPNAGEVRMGALSTLNRQDLVSIRERAGLVFQNPDDQFITASVLDEVVFGLENLRVPRIEMFGRVTRALQAVHMEDYMDAAPYQLSGGQKQRAAVAAVLAMEPSILILDEATSMLDPQGRQDLLQVMHTLHRQGLTIIHITHHMDEILPSDRVLLLSQGELAFDGTPSGLFSSVSMTEQQLAPPFTVRLFQALGLDAPQHAEWKETIRSIWSTHCRM
- a CDS encoding energy-coupling factor transporter transmembrane protein EcfT codes for the protein MTDKIVLGQYLPSDSIIHRLDPRTKLLILVAFTIGSMHLQAITGYIAASVLAGGQLLLSRISLRLLLRALRPILLILLLPMVYHLLFNQEGIGKELFALWRILLLVSLALILTLTTKPLDLAKGLEQLCKPLTRLGVPVEALALTVMLAIRFIPTITQELDRILVAQQARGYDIKDTKGLNRIQAYIQLVIPLLATTLARAEQLAMTIEARAYGNGKGRTSYRVLKYAPLDYAAGGIMITYILLGILLER
- a CDS encoding ATP-binding cassette domain-containing protein, whose translation is MVYALQDVNVKMNGKDILESVSCTLQEGKWISVTGQSGAGKSTLAKVFKGLLPISKGEYTYRGQPLPKDQQGRPKAVPHIGYVFQYPEQQLFAATVNQELAFALRMKGESGANVEQAIRQIMEQMGLPAALLPQHPLQLSGGIKRLVAIASVLIARPELLILDEPAAGLDPANKNDLLRRLKSWQEEHKRTVLFLSHQLEDVAEYSDEVMIMGQGQLLGHWEVNELFLKHAERMEQAGLPVPEPIQLLRIIEECSGAKPQPASCREAEIFRTVSAIWQAKGL
- a CDS encoding phosphoenolpyruvate hydrolase family protein, producing the protein MNRTAILERLQSELREGNHIIGVSTGTGITAKVAADSGADFILMLNSGKFRQMGRSSLAGFLPFCNSNEMVMDFASKEIVPLVRDTPVLFGLNANDPTREMSLYIEEIKARGFAGVNNYPTVGLIDGVFREALEEDGISYDREVEAIRLAHQQGLFTVAFVFDESQAVQMAQAGADVICVHLGLTVGGLLGARKVVSLEAAKAKALRILTACGEVKPEVIKMIYGGPVKTPVDVQYMYSSNTQIMGYIGGSAFERIPSEQSITAITRDFKRLGKLDEDDLMVKMLSGITRHYDYVEFVKEYVAQNYSEEVVFADLAKVAHVSRSYLSSLFKKEMGCSFQSYLVGFRIQKATILLQAPHLQLSEVSAMVGYPDYALFSRMFKKLTGCSPKQYKSNLNTKT